Proteins encoded together in one Streptomyces umbrinus window:
- the fxsT gene encoding FxSxx-COOH system tetratricopeptide repeat protein: protein MAEQRGTGRDTAAAPEHFLVVFPGYHRSWAAWIAQCLERHGHRATQQRWDPPREVSLEDSLGDLLLSSGRVLLVLNDWFFELGPRPAGEWNDALRGFVAAHADRFAAVNLTNRPLLPATAVLEPASLWGLSEEGAEERLLSRLGLERRRTPRTLPTQLRYPETRAEIWGEIPRRNPRFTGRDDLLTDLHQRLSDAEQGAAACTLLGMSGIGKTQLAAEYAHRFSPDYDMVWWINSDDRNIQRDRFGELAVELDLRSGSEPGERIRAVRDALRRGDPHSRWLLIFDGWDDTEGIDVLLPQGPGHVLVTSRNRGWSEHTEVLEIPAFLRAESTAYLMRRAPHITADQADEVAVEFGDVPLPLVQAASWLGESGMEAPEYLRMVRERKLTTVDEPTTGEGFPQSSMTSWSILLNRLRRSQPQAIDVLSLSTSFAPGRIPLGLIRAYPQAELPEELRWMSSDLPAWTRALDTLVNYSVLTRETRGPAGAEMGPHQESVHMHRLVHDIVSKLTSEESRATHRKAVRSLLAEADPGNPVDTRNWPRYAELLPHLEPSGALDSTRARVQGAVLNCLRYCFRSGEYKGGLELAQQIRDRWSRNLEPLARPMLDLTTQESNILRASGRFRDAYELDNGVLERLRAAPQRQEQGELRTKAAMANSLLHLGRYEEAHTLQQEVLVGNDRLLGPNETATLIARHNLGVGLRLLGRYAEAYELDLETLSLRESVLRARHISTLNSGSAVVHDLRLLGRYRDALSRQEPVVRLHVQVLGPLHPQTLEARVQLALCRRREGGYTQDVGPSMASLLEQLGQLHGREHYRTLSFLTNYGNFLREHGDLSQARDLIAEAEAGYRALLGPAHPVATGMLTNTGLVMQAAGERAEAMSMFESAMAGLTATLGPDHPWVLGCALNAASARNFNGRISDAVELSRDTLRRARHSLGEEHPLTLSCQVALSADLRAAREQEEAGKLEEDGLLSLTRTLGAQHPHTISARQRTRPYWDFEPYLG, encoded by the coding sequence ATGGCGGAACAACGGGGGACGGGCCGTGACACTGCGGCGGCACCCGAGCATTTCCTCGTGGTCTTCCCCGGATACCACCGTTCGTGGGCGGCATGGATCGCCCAGTGCCTGGAGCGGCACGGTCACCGCGCCACCCAGCAGCGCTGGGACCCGCCCCGCGAGGTCTCGCTGGAGGACTCGCTCGGCGACCTCCTGCTGTCGAGCGGGCGTGTACTCCTCGTCCTCAACGACTGGTTCTTCGAACTCGGTCCGCGCCCCGCAGGTGAGTGGAACGACGCCCTGCGCGGTTTCGTCGCAGCGCACGCCGACCGCTTCGCCGCCGTCAACCTCACCAACCGGCCGCTGCTCCCGGCCACCGCGGTCCTCGAACCGGCCAGTCTGTGGGGCCTGAGCGAGGAGGGGGCGGAGGAACGCCTGCTGAGCAGGCTCGGCCTGGAGCGCCGCCGCACCCCGAGGACACTCCCCACCCAACTCCGCTACCCCGAGACGCGCGCCGAGATCTGGGGCGAGATCCCGCGCCGCAACCCGAGGTTCACCGGCCGCGACGACCTGCTCACCGACCTCCACCAGCGTCTTTCCGACGCCGAGCAGGGCGCCGCCGCCTGCACCCTGCTCGGCATGTCCGGCATCGGCAAGACCCAGCTCGCCGCCGAGTACGCACACCGCTTCAGCCCCGACTACGACATGGTGTGGTGGATCAACTCCGACGACCGCAACATCCAGCGTGACCGCTTCGGCGAACTCGCCGTGGAACTGGATCTGCGCAGCGGCAGTGAGCCGGGCGAGCGTATCCGAGCCGTGCGGGACGCCCTGCGCCGCGGGGACCCGCACTCCCGCTGGCTGCTGATCTTCGACGGCTGGGACGACACCGAAGGCATCGACGTACTGCTCCCGCAGGGCCCGGGACACGTCCTGGTCACCTCCCGAAACCGCGGCTGGAGCGAGCACACGGAGGTCCTGGAGATCCCCGCCTTCCTGCGCGCGGAGTCCACCGCCTATCTGATGCGCCGAGCCCCACACATCACCGCGGACCAGGCCGACGAGGTCGCTGTCGAGTTCGGCGACGTACCCCTGCCGCTCGTCCAGGCCGCGTCCTGGCTCGGTGAGTCGGGAATGGAGGCCCCCGAGTACCTGCGTATGGTGCGCGAGCGCAAGCTCACGACCGTCGACGAACCCACCACGGGCGAGGGCTTCCCCCAGTCGTCCATGACGTCCTGGTCGATACTGCTCAACCGGCTCCGGCGCTCGCAGCCGCAGGCCATCGACGTCCTCAGCCTGAGTACGTCCTTCGCACCCGGACGCATCCCGCTCGGCCTCATCCGTGCCTATCCGCAGGCGGAACTCCCCGAGGAGCTGCGGTGGATGTCCAGCGACCTGCCCGCTTGGACCCGGGCCCTGGACACGCTGGTCAACTACTCGGTGCTCACCCGCGAGACCCGCGGACCAGCGGGCGCGGAGATGGGCCCGCACCAGGAGTCCGTGCACATGCACCGTCTCGTCCACGACATCGTCTCCAAGCTGACCAGCGAGGAGAGCCGCGCCACCCACCGCAAGGCGGTCCGCAGCCTCCTCGCCGAGGCCGACCCCGGTAACCCCGTGGACACCAGGAACTGGCCTCGATACGCCGAACTGCTCCCGCACCTGGAACCCTCCGGCGCGCTGGACAGCACCCGGGCACGGGTCCAGGGGGCGGTCCTGAACTGCCTGCGGTACTGCTTCCGCAGCGGCGAGTACAAGGGCGGCCTGGAACTCGCGCAGCAGATCCGCGACCGCTGGTCCCGGAATCTGGAGCCGCTCGCCCGGCCCATGCTCGACCTCACCACCCAGGAGAGCAACATCCTGCGGGCCAGCGGCCGGTTCCGGGACGCGTACGAACTCGACAACGGCGTTCTCGAGAGGCTGCGGGCCGCCCCACAGCGCCAGGAGCAGGGCGAGCTGCGCACCAAGGCAGCCATGGCCAACAGCCTGCTCCACCTCGGCCGGTACGAGGAGGCGCACACCTTGCAGCAGGAGGTCCTCGTCGGCAACGACCGCCTGCTCGGCCCGAACGAGACCGCCACCCTGATCGCCCGGCACAACCTCGGCGTCGGCCTGCGTCTCCTCGGCCGCTACGCGGAGGCGTACGAACTGGACCTGGAGACGCTCTCGCTGCGGGAGAGCGTGCTCCGCGCCCGGCACATCAGCACGCTCAACTCGGGCAGCGCGGTCGTTCACGACCTGCGTCTCCTCGGGCGCTACCGCGACGCGCTGTCCCGCCAGGAGCCGGTCGTCAGGCTCCATGTGCAGGTGCTCGGTCCACTGCATCCGCAGACCCTGGAGGCACGCGTCCAGCTGGCCCTGTGCCGCCGTCGCGAGGGCGGTTACACACAGGACGTGGGGCCCTCCATGGCCAGTCTCCTGGAACAGCTGGGCCAGCTGCACGGCCGGGAGCACTACCGCACGCTGTCCTTCCTCACGAACTACGGCAACTTCCTGCGGGAGCACGGCGACCTGAGCCAGGCACGCGATCTGATCGCGGAGGCGGAAGCCGGCTACCGGGCCCTCCTCGGCCCCGCGCACCCCGTCGCGACCGGCATGCTCACCAACACCGGCCTGGTCATGCAGGCCGCCGGCGAACGCGCCGAAGCCATGTCGATGTTCGAGTCCGCGATGGCCGGTCTCACCGCCACGCTCGGCCCCGACCACCCCTGGGTGCTGGGCTGTGCGCTGAACGCCGCGAGCGCGCGCAACTTCAACGGCCGTATCTCGGACGCCGTCGAACTGAGCCGCGACACCCTCCGCCGCGCCCGGCACTCGCTGGGGGAGGAGCACCCGCTCACCCTCTCCTGCCAGGTGGCCCTCTCCGCGGACCTGCGTGCGGCCCGGGAGCAGGAGGAGGCCGGGAAGCTGGAGGAGGACGGCCTTCTCTCCCTCACCCGCACCCTGGGCGCCCAGCACCCGCACACCATCTCGGCCCGCCAGCGCACCCGGCCCTACTGGGACTTCGAGCCCTACCTGGGCTAG
- a CDS encoding multifunctional oxoglutarate decarboxylase/oxoglutarate dehydrogenase thiamine pyrophosphate-binding subunit/dihydrolipoyllysine-residue succinyltransferase subunit, which produces MSPQSPSNSSTSTEDQAGKNPAAAFGPNEWLVDEIYQQYLQDPNSVDRAWWDFFADYKPGGVAASAPSGTAAAGAAGTTTVAPAAPAAPAAPAQAAPAQAAPAAPKPAAAAPAKPAAAAPAAAPAKPAAAKPAAAKAAPASESAAGPEYVTLRGPSAAVAKNMNASLELPTATSVRAVPVKLLFDNRIVINNHLKRARGGKISFTHLIGYAMVQAIKAMPSMNYSFVEKDGKPTLVKPEHINFGLAIDLVKPNGDRQLVVAGIKKAETLNFFEFWQAYEDIVRRARDGKLTMDDFTGVTVSLTNPGGLGTVHSVPRLMPGQSVIMGVGSMDYPAEFQGTSQDTLNKLGISKVMTLTSTYDHRVIQGAASGEFLRIVANYLLGENGFYDEIFEALRIPYEPVRWLKDIDASHDDDVTKAARVFELIHSYRVRGHVMADTDPLEYKQRKHPDLDITEHGLTLWDLEREFAVGGFAGKSMMKLRDILGVLRDSYCRTTGVEFMHIQDPKQRKWIQDRIERSNTKPEREEQLRILRRLNAAEAFETFLQTKYVGQKRFSLEGGESVIPLLDAVLDSAAESRLDEVVIGMAHRGRLNVLANIVGKSYAQIFREFEGNLDPKSMHGSGDVKYHLGAEGVFTGLDGEQIKVSLAANPSHLEAVDPVLEGVVRAKQDVINKGGTDFTVLPVALHGDAAFAGQGVVAETLNMSQLRGYRTGGTVHVVINNQVGFTAAPESSRSSMYSTDVARMIEAPIFHVNGDDPEAVVRVARLAFEFRQAFNKDVVIDLICYRRRGHNESDNPAFTQPLMYDLIDKKRSVRKLYTESLIGRGDITLEEAEQALQDYQGQLEKVFTEVREATNTPAEAHVPDAQPEFPVTVTTAVSQEVVKRIAESQVNIPERVTVHPRLLPQLQRRAAMVEDGTIDWGMGETLAIGSLLLEGTPVRLSGQDSRRGTFGQRHAVLIDRETGEDFTPLQYMSEDQARYNIYDSLLSEYAAMGFEYGYSLARPESLVMWEAQFGDFVNGAQTVVDEFISSAEQKWGQTSGVTLLLPHGYEGQGPDHSSARPERFLQICAQNNMTVAMPTLPSNYFHLLRWQVHNPHHKPLVVFTPKSMLRLKAAASKAEEFTTGGFRPVIGDASVDPSAVRKVVFTAGKVYYDLDAERTKRGSTDTAIIRIERLYPLPGAELQAEIAKYPNAEKYLWAQEEPANQGAWPFIALNLIDHLDLAVGADVPHGERLRRISRPASSSPAVGSAKRHQAEQEQLVREVFEA; this is translated from the coding sequence GTGTCGCCACAGTCCCCCAGTAACTCGAGCACCTCGACCGAGGACCAAGCCGGGAAGAACCCCGCTGCTGCGTTCGGTCCCAATGAGTGGCTCGTCGACGAGATCTATCAGCAGTACCTCCAGGACCCGAATTCGGTAGACCGAGCCTGGTGGGACTTCTTCGCCGACTACAAGCCGGGCGGCGTCGCCGCCTCGGCCCCGTCGGGTACCGCGGCCGCGGGGGCCGCGGGGACCACCACGGTCGCTCCGGCCGCCCCTGCGGCGCCCGCGGCTCCGGCCCAGGCCGCTCCGGCCCAGGCCGCACCCGCGGCGCCGAAGCCGGCAGCCGCCGCGCCGGCGAAGCCCGCCGCCGCTGCTCCTGCCGCGGCTCCGGCGAAGCCCGCCGCGGCCAAGCCGGCCGCGGCGAAGGCCGCGCCCGCGTCGGAGTCCGCCGCGGGTCCGGAGTACGTGACGCTGCGCGGACCGAGCGCCGCGGTCGCGAAGAACATGAACGCCTCGCTGGAGCTGCCCACGGCCACGTCCGTGCGCGCCGTCCCGGTGAAGCTGCTCTTCGACAACCGCATCGTCATCAACAACCACCTGAAGCGTGCCCGGGGCGGGAAGATCTCCTTCACCCACCTCATCGGCTACGCGATGGTGCAGGCCATCAAGGCCATGCCGTCGATGAACTACTCGTTCGTCGAGAAGGACGGCAAGCCGACGCTGGTCAAGCCGGAGCACATCAACTTCGGCCTCGCCATCGACCTGGTGAAGCCCAACGGCGACCGCCAGCTGGTCGTCGCGGGCATCAAGAAGGCCGAGACGCTGAACTTCTTCGAGTTCTGGCAGGCCTACGAGGACATCGTCCGCCGCGCCCGTGACGGCAAGCTGACGATGGACGACTTCACCGGTGTCACGGTCTCGCTGACCAACCCCGGCGGCCTCGGCACCGTCCACTCGGTCCCGCGTCTGATGCCCGGTCAGTCGGTCATCATGGGCGTCGGCTCGATGGACTACCCGGCGGAGTTCCAGGGCACCTCCCAGGACACCCTGAACAAGCTCGGCATCTCGAAGGTCATGACGCTCACGTCGACCTACGACCACCGGGTGATCCAGGGCGCCGCCTCTGGCGAGTTCCTCCGCATCGTCGCGAACTACCTCCTCGGCGAGAACGGCTTCTACGACGAGATCTTCGAGGCCCTGCGCATTCCGTACGAGCCGGTCCGCTGGCTCAAGGACATCGACGCCTCGCACGACGACGACGTCACGAAGGCCGCGCGTGTCTTCGAGCTGATCCACTCCTACCGGGTCCGCGGCCACGTCATGGCCGACACCGACCCGCTGGAGTACAAGCAGCGCAAGCACCCCGACCTGGACATCACCGAGCACGGGCTCACCCTGTGGGACCTGGAGCGCGAGTTCGCCGTCGGCGGCTTCGCCGGCAAGTCGATGATGAAGCTGCGCGACATCCTCGGCGTCCTGCGCGACTCGTACTGCCGCACCACCGGCGTCGAGTTCATGCACATCCAGGACCCGAAGCAGCGCAAGTGGATCCAGGACCGCATCGAGCGCTCGAACACCAAGCCGGAGCGCGAGGAGCAGCTGCGCATCCTGCGCCGGCTGAACGCGGCGGAGGCCTTCGAGACCTTCCTGCAGACGAAGTACGTCGGCCAGAAGCGGTTCTCCCTGGAGGGCGGCGAGTCCGTCATCCCGCTGCTCGACGCGGTGCTCGACAGCGCGGCGGAGTCCCGTCTCGACGAGGTCGTCATCGGCATGGCCCACCGCGGCCGCCTGAACGTGCTGGCGAACATCGTCGGCAAGTCGTACGCGCAGATCTTCCGCGAGTTCGAGGGCAACCTCGACCCGAAGTCGATGCACGGCTCCGGCGACGTGAAGTACCACCTGGGCGCCGAGGGCGTGTTCACCGGTCTGGACGGCGAGCAGATCAAGGTCTCGCTGGCCGCCAACCCCTCGCACCTGGAGGCGGTCGACCCGGTCCTGGAGGGTGTCGTCCGCGCCAAGCAGGACGTCATCAACAAGGGCGGCACGGACTTCACGGTCCTGCCGGTGGCCCTGCACGGCGACGCGGCCTTCGCGGGCCAGGGCGTGGTCGCGGAGACCCTGAACATGTCGCAGCTACGGGGCTACCGCACCGGCGGCACGGTCCACGTGGTCATCAACAACCAGGTCGGTTTCACGGCGGCGCCCGAGTCCTCGCGCTCCTCCATGTACTCGACCGACGTGGCCCGCATGATCGAGGCCCCGATCTTCCACGTGAACGGCGACGACCCGGAGGCCGTGGTCCGCGTCGCGCGGCTGGCCTTCGAGTTCCGCCAGGCGTTCAACAAGGACGTGGTGATCGACCTCATCTGCTACCGCCGCCGCGGTCACAACGAGTCGGACAACCCGGCCTTCACCCAGCCCCTGATGTACGACCTGATCGACAAGAAGCGCTCGGTGCGCAAGCTCTACACCGAGTCGCTCATCGGTCGCGGCGACATCACGCTGGAAGAGGCCGAGCAGGCCCTGCAGGACTACCAGGGCCAGCTGGAGAAGGTCTTCACGGAGGTCCGCGAGGCGACCAACACGCCGGCCGAGGCCCATGTCCCGGACGCGCAGCCCGAGTTCCCGGTGACCGTCACCACGGCGGTCTCCCAGGAGGTCGTCAAGCGCATCGCCGAGTCCCAGGTCAACATCCCCGAGCGCGTCACCGTCCACCCGCGTCTGCTGCCCCAGCTGCAGCGCCGCGCGGCCATGGTCGAGGACGGCACGATCGACTGGGGCATGGGCGAGACGCTGGCCATCGGCTCCCTGCTCCTTGAGGGCACCCCGGTGCGCCTCTCGGGCCAGGACTCCCGCCGCGGCACGTTCGGCCAGCGCCACGCGGTGCTGATCGACCGGGAGACGGGCGAGGACTTCACCCCGCTCCAGTACATGTCCGAGGACCAGGCCCGTTACAACATCTACGACTCGCTCCTGAGCGAGTACGCGGCGATGGGCTTCGAGTACGGCTACTCGCTCGCGAGGCCCGAGTCCCTGGTCATGTGGGAGGCGCAGTTCGGCGACTTCGTCAACGGCGCCCAGACGGTCGTGGACGAGTTCATCTCGTCGGCGGAGCAGAAGTGGGGCCAGACGTCCGGCGTCACGCTCCTGCTCCCCCACGGCTACGAGGGCCAGGGCCCGGACCACTCGTCCGCGCGTCCCGAGCGCTTCCTCCAGATCTGCGCGCAGAACAACATGACGGTCGCGATGCCGACCCTCCCGTCGAACTACTTCCACCTCCTGCGGTGGCAGGTGCACAACCCGCACCACAAGCCGCTGGTGGTCTTCACCCCGAAGTCGATGCTCCGCCTCAAGGCGGCCGCGTCGAAGGCGGAGGAGTTCACGACGGGCGGCTTCCGTCCGGTCATCGGCGACGCGTCCGTGGACCCGTCCGCCGTCCGCAAGGTCGTCTTCACCGCGGGCAAGGTCTACTACGACCTCGACGCGGAGCGCACCAAGCGCGGCTCGACGGACACGGCCATCATCCGCATCGAGCGCCTGTACCCGCTCCCGGGTGCCGAGCTCCAGGCGGAGATCGCCAAGTACCCGAACGCCGAGAAGTACCTGTGGGCCCAGGAGGAGCCGGCGAACCAGGGTGCCTGGCCGTTCATCGCCCTCAACCTGATCGACCACCTGGACCTGGCGGTCGGCGCGGACGTTCCTCACGGGGAGCGGCTGCGGCGGATCTCCCGTCCGGCGTCCTCTTCACCGGCGGTCGGCTCGGCGAAGCGGCACCAGGCTGAGCAGGAGCAGTTGGTTCGGGAGGTGTTCGAGGCCTAG
- a CDS encoding aKG-HExxH-type peptide beta-hydroxylase: MTLAAVPLEVFTELARTRPHPAVTAALRAVLHARRLLLLKSLLVLVEQRRARLAPEARRRFERDWILLERAERTDPAAVRDVVDYPMTGAWLTETLAAAEGPAFERHLAHLGGVAVAAAVRAGCQVDGTLTQPSGSLVLPGLGALYCPSGSVRLSGGAGLVRLTDGAGASDVVLSRPLARAEPGTRRPVGSGTGWAALRTLPGSTVVLDDLDPYRVPPRGIGPKALAAARRPHSAHRLWARSWSEAQALLSATDAGRGAETGVVLRAVVPLMPLVGDGGTTMSATLRSAPGAVLSQLPADARELAESLVHESHHTKLAALHEFEPLYRPSGGTLHRVAWRRDPRPLSGVLQGAYAHLALTDLWWRARAGPATPEAWRHKATQRFETYREQVGEALSILLESDELTFAGREFVQEMSRHHESLGVATRNPG, translated from the coding sequence ATGACCCTGGCCGCCGTCCCCTTGGAGGTCTTCACGGAACTCGCGCGGACCCGGCCCCACCCGGCGGTCACCGCGGCACTGCGTGCCGTACTCCACGCGCGTCGCCTGCTGCTTCTCAAATCCCTCCTTGTCCTGGTCGAACAGCGCCGGGCCCGGCTGGCCCCCGAGGCGCGCCGGCGCTTCGAGCGGGACTGGATACTGCTGGAGCGGGCGGAGCGGACGGACCCCGCCGCCGTCCGTGACGTCGTCGACTACCCGATGACCGGGGCGTGGCTCACCGAGACGCTCGCGGCGGCCGAAGGCCCTGCCTTCGAGAGACACCTGGCGCACCTGGGCGGCGTGGCCGTCGCCGCCGCCGTCCGCGCGGGCTGCCAGGTCGACGGCACGCTCACCCAGCCGTCGGGCTCCTTGGTGCTGCCCGGACTCGGCGCGCTGTACTGTCCGTCAGGCAGCGTCCGGCTGAGCGGCGGGGCAGGACTGGTACGCCTCACGGACGGCGCGGGCGCGAGCGATGTGGTGCTGAGCCGCCCCTTGGCCCGGGCGGAGCCCGGCACACGGCGTCCGGTCGGCAGCGGGACCGGCTGGGCCGCCCTGCGCACCCTGCCCGGCAGCACGGTCGTCCTCGACGACCTCGACCCCTACCGGGTGCCGCCCCGGGGGATCGGTCCCAAGGCCCTGGCGGCGGCCCGGCGCCCGCACTCCGCCCATCGGCTGTGGGCCCGGTCGTGGAGTGAGGCGCAGGCGCTCCTGTCGGCGACTGACGCCGGGCGCGGGGCGGAGACGGGCGTGGTGCTGCGCGCCGTGGTGCCGCTCATGCCGCTGGTGGGCGACGGAGGCACCACGATGAGCGCCACCCTCCGGTCCGCTCCGGGCGCCGTGCTGTCCCAACTGCCCGCCGACGCGAGGGAGCTGGCGGAGTCCCTGGTGCACGAGTCCCACCACACCAAGCTGGCCGCCCTGCATGAGTTCGAGCCCCTGTACCGACCGAGCGGTGGGACCCTGCACCGAGTGGCGTGGCGGCGCGACCCGCGCCCCCTTTCGGGCGTGCTCCAAGGTGCGTACGCGCATCTGGCGCTCACCGATCTCTGGTGGCGGGCACGGGCCGGGCCCGCCACTCCCGAGGCCTGGCGACACAAGGCCACACAGCGGTTCGAGACGTATCGGGAACAGGTCGGGGAAGCCTTGTCCATTCTCCTCGAATCCGATGAACTTACCTTTGCTGGAAGGGAGTTCGTCCAGGAAATGAGCAGGCACCACGAGAGTCTCGGCGTGGCGACCCGAAATCCTGGGTGA